The Bacteroidales bacterium genome segment AGGCAAAACCAAAATTTGACGACCTGCTTGTTAAAATGAATTTGTACGATATTCGTAAAAAGTCATTGGGTACTTTGTCGGGCGGACAAATTCAGAAGACTTTGCTTTGTCGTGCCTTAATTTCAAATCCGGATTTATTGCTTTTGGATGAACCCAATACATATATTGATAAAGAAAGTGAATTTGAATTATATAATTACTTAAAGAATGAATCAGGGATTAAGGCTTTGCTTTTGGTTTCACATGATTTAGGAACAATCTCATCTTATATTAAATCAATAGCTTGCGTGAATAGAACTTTATTTTATCACGATTCGAATTTGATTACCGAAGATGTCCTTAATTCATACAATTGTCCGATTCAGTTAATTACACATGGCGAAGTTCCTCATTCCGTTTTAAAAGAACATTAATATGCTTGAAATTTTATCATACAAATTTATTATCAATGCGCTTATTATCAGTATTTTTTGTAGTGTGTCAAGTGCGATAATAGGCTCATGGATAGTTGTTAAACGTAAAGTTCTGATTAGCGGCGGTATTACTCATGCTTCATTTGGCGGAATTGGTTTGGCATATTTTCTCGGATTAAATCCGGTGATCGGTAGTGCCGTATTTGCTATTGCTGCAGCTGTGGGAATTGAGTTATCATCACAAAAGAAACTTCTTAGAGAAGATTCCGCAATAGGACTTTTTTGGTCGTTGGGAATGGCTCTCGGAATTATTTTTATTTTTCTAACTCCGGGTTATGCTCCGGATTTAAATGGTTATCTTTTCGGAAATATTCTGACGGTGAGTAATTTCGATATAATAATTTCAGCAATACTTTGTGTTTTATTAGTATTATGGTTTTCATTGAATTACAATAAAATTTTATTTGTTTCATATGATGATGAATTTGCAGCGGCGCGACATGTTAATGTAAAGTTAATCAGTATGATTTTAATGTTATTTACAGCTTTAACAATTGTGGTTAACATTAAGATTTCAGGAATTGTTTTGGTTATTTCCATGCTTTGCGTCGGACAATCGGCAGCCAATCTTTTAACACACAATTTCAAGAAGATA includes the following:
- a CDS encoding metal ABC transporter ATP-binding protein produces the protein MLVKLNNIWAKYDKEIVLEDVNLTINNGDFIGVIGPNGGGKTTLIKIILGVKKAYKGNIEYTGNINIGYLPQQNNIDKMFPVNIEDVVYSGLISGDNSGSKMSFNALKKQAKPKFDDLLVKMNLYDIRKKSLGTLSGGQIQKTLLCRALISNPDLLLLDEPNTYIDKESEFELYNYLKNESGIKALLLVSHDLGTISSYIKSIACVNRTLFYHDSNLITEDVLNSYNCPIQLITHGEVPHSVLKEH
- a CDS encoding metal ABC transporter permease; the protein is MLEILSYKFIINALIISIFCSVSSAIIGSWIVVKRKVLISGGITHASFGGIGLAYFLGLNPVIGSAVFAIAAAVGIELSSQKKLLREDSAIGLFWSLGMALGIIFIFLTPGYAPDLNGYLFGNILTVSNFDIIISAILCVLLVLWFSLNYNKILFVSYDDEFAAARHVNVKLISMILMLFTALTIVVNIKISGIVLVISMLCVGQSAANLLTHNFKKIIIYSFIFNLFACIMGILISWWLNIPSGASIIFVLTIIALLVRLLKPKRN